One genomic segment of Thermodesulfobacterium sp. TA1 includes these proteins:
- a CDS encoding DUF1015 family protein: protein MPECLPFLGWRYNSQKVNIEAVVAPPYDVVTEEEKVLYWKKSPYNIFHLELPESYQKAKLLLENWINSQILLKEPQPCLYFYELSFPKKEMMFSRKGWILLVKLHPFEEGVVLPHEKVFPKVTEDRFELLKATGFQFSQVFGLYEDPTLKTLSYNPTDLLYEVSYQEQTHRLYKVSDLEVIQEVVAYLKDQKIYIADGHHRYTTALRYKEYMENLLRKNNQKDYNYIAMYVCPIEEPNLLMLPTHRVYRLDDIEGFLKSLENFTEKIMSVEPINFSENLFKLKEREFGLCLKDKIMVFRIKDEVYERFKQKDPVLANLTLYNFLSLMEEAFQMDEEILKEKKQVRFLSKVEEVLKNLKPGDIGVIFPELSPLILKEVALQGKRMPHKSTFFYPKVLTGLVLNEVSGKNLDFNL from the coding sequence ATGCCTGAATGTCTTCCCTTTCTTGGCTGGAGGTATAACTCACAAAAAGTAAACATAGAAGCGGTAGTTGCCCCGCCTTATGATGTAGTTACCGAAGAAGAAAAGGTTTTATACTGGAAAAAAAGTCCTTACAACATCTTTCATCTTGAGCTTCCTGAGAGTTATCAAAAAGCTAAACTCCTTTTAGAGAACTGGATTAACTCCCAAATCCTTTTAAAGGAACCTCAACCTTGTCTGTATTTTTACGAACTTTCTTTTCCCAAAAAAGAAATGATGTTTTCGCGAAAGGGATGGATTTTGTTGGTTAAACTACATCCTTTTGAAGAAGGAGTGGTTTTACCTCATGAAAAAGTTTTCCCTAAGGTTACCGAAGACCGGTTTGAACTACTTAAAGCTACAGGTTTTCAGTTTAGTCAGGTTTTCGGATTATATGAAGACCCAACCCTTAAAACCTTGTCTTATAACCCAACAGACCTTCTTTATGAGGTTTCTTATCAAGAACAAACCCATCGGTTATATAAGGTTTCTGATTTAGAAGTTATTCAAGAAGTGGTTGCTTATCTTAAAGACCAAAAAATATACATAGCTGATGGACACCATCGATACACCACCGCCCTTAGGTATAAGGAATATATGGAAAACCTTTTAAGAAAAAACAACCAAAAGGACTACAACTACATAGCCATGTATGTTTGCCCTATAGAAGAACCTAACCTACTTATGCTTCCTACCCACAGGGTTTATCGATTAGACGATATAGAGGGGTTTCTCAAGTCCTTAGAAAATTTTACAGAAAAAATAATGAGCGTAGAACCTATTAACTTTTCGGAAAACCTCTTTAAACTAAAAGAAAGAGAATTTGGGCTGTGTTTAAAGGATAAGATCATGGTTTTTAGAATAAAAGATGAAGTCTATGAACGTTTCAAACAGAAAGACCCGGTACTGGCTAACCTAACCCTTTACAATTTTTTAAGCCTAATGGAAGAGGCTTTTCAAATGGACGAAGAAATTCTAAAAGAAAAAAAACAGGTTAGGTTTTTATCTAAGGTAGAAGAGGTTTTAAAAAACTTAAAGCCTGGGGATATCGGAGTGATTTTTCCTGAGCTTTCTCCTTTAATCTTAAAAGAAGTGGCTTTGCAGGGAAAAAGGATGCCTCACAAAAGCACCTTTTTTTATCCTAAAGTGCTTACAGGTTTGGTCTTAAATGAGGTAAGCGGAAAAAACTTGGATTTTAATTTATGA
- a CDS encoding DVU0298 family protein, whose product MKKPVPKPPTCPFCGRFIKKPEFLPIGLSDLEAGVCECGSVYVCDVTGHNRGNAFIEALFLATAGDWDLMWELTSEEDYQEVWIEDYDLKTHTILPMPVNPRVVSKGALCFIKLAEDIRELKRQKLKEVLQKENVLKKVSPKFQKKLSKQEVETLLQKEDFNTLASYIISEPLNLNILQKFFYHPDIVFRRKAVVALGKAASPLAKVRPEKLLDFIKKLLYAAADSAASAWGALEAVGEVIRETGDRYAIFIKNLFAFLKFPEYHPYVIYALYRISEKNPEVLKKHSYFLLLDLIEGSTSEIKAVILKIFANLKAKEISPYLNRINPDEEAEIFDHTKFVYQRIKLKEIIEQIERG is encoded by the coding sequence ATGAAAAAGCCCGTTCCTAAGCCTCCTACTTGTCCTTTTTGTGGAAGGTTTATCAAAAAACCCGAATTTTTACCTATAGGACTTTCTGACTTAGAGGCAGGTGTTTGTGAATGTGGCAGTGTATATGTATGTGATGTAACCGGGCACAACAGAGGTAATGCCTTTATTGAGGCCCTTTTTCTTGCCACTGCAGGTGATTGGGACTTGATGTGGGAATTAACCTCTGAAGAAGATTATCAGGAGGTCTGGATAGAGGATTATGATTTAAAAACCCATACCATTCTTCCTATGCCAGTGAATCCAAGGGTGGTTTCTAAAGGAGCCCTTTGTTTTATAAAATTAGCAGAGGATATCAGAGAATTGAAACGACAAAAGTTAAAAGAAGTACTACAAAAAGAAAATGTTTTGAAAAAGGTTTCTCCTAAATTTCAAAAGAAACTTTCTAAACAGGAAGTAGAAACTTTATTGCAGAAGGAAGATTTTAACACCCTTGCCTCTTACATAATTTCTGAACCTTTAAACCTTAACATACTGCAAAAGTTTTTTTATCATCCAGACATAGTCTTTCGTAGAAAAGCAGTGGTTGCTTTGGGTAAGGCAGCTTCTCCTTTAGCCAAGGTTCGTCCAGAAAAACTTTTAGATTTTATCAAAAAACTTCTTTATGCTGCCGCAGACTCTGCAGCTTCTGCCTGGGGCGCTCTTGAAGCCGTAGGTGAAGTCATTAGAGAAACAGGAGATAGATATGCGATCTTTATAAAAAATTTGTTTGCTTTCCTAAAGTTTCCAGAATACCATCCTTACGTAATTTATGCCCTATATCGTATTTCAGAGAAAAATCCAGAGGTTTTAAAAAAACATAGCTATTTTTTGCTTTTAGACTTGATAGAAGGTTCTACTTCTGAAATTAAGGCTGTGATTTTAAAAATTTTTGCTAATCTAAAAGCTAAAGAAATTTCTCCTTATTTAAACCGAATAAATCCTGACGAGGAAGCAGAGATTTTTGACCATACAAAATTTGTTTATCAAAGAATAAAACTAAAGGAAATCATAGAACAGATAGAAAGGGGTTAA
- a CDS encoding zinc ribbon domain-containing protein has protein sequence MPIYEFRCEDCKEEFEVFLKNKEELSSVECKKCKSKRVKRLISVVNSIISDSGSSSDKPRITESHSCATGSCTHIELPGYGD, from the coding sequence ATGCCAATATATGAGTTTAGGTGTGAGGACTGTAAAGAGGAGTTTGAGGTATTTTTAAAAAACAAAGAGGAGCTTAGTTCGGTTGAATGTAAAAAATGTAAAAGTAAAAGGGTAAAAAGGTTGATAAGTGTGGTCAATTCTATAATCAGTGATTCAGGAAGTTCTTCAGATAAACCAAGGATTACAGAATCTCATTCTTGTGCTACAGGTAGTTGTACCCATATAGAATTGCCTGGCTATGGAGATTAG
- the rsmA gene encoding 16S rRNA (adenine(1518)-N(6)/adenine(1519)-N(6))-dimethyltransferase RsmA, protein MLKKKWGQHLLVSSGVLERLVELAEIKEEETVVEIGPGTGNLTKKLLSTSLKRLYLIEIDSDMITRLKNNINDPRVVIFNADATRFDFDTLGEKELKLIGNLPYNVASLIIENTVYHKHLVYQAFYMVQKEVAERLIYLKSWLSIFVNTFYQVEYLMSIPPKFFIPPPKVNSAYLRFIRKDFEEIKDLKYYKNFLVKLFSQKRKMLKHKIAPEFLERASISPEKRVEQLSLSDFIALYRSFSQ, encoded by the coding sequence ATGCTCAAAAAAAAATGGGGACAACATCTTTTGGTTTCTTCAGGGGTTTTAGAGCGTTTGGTTGAGCTTGCCGAAATAAAAGAAGAGGAAACAGTGGTAGAAATAGGACCAGGTACAGGAAACCTTACTAAAAAACTTCTTTCCACCTCTTTAAAGCGTCTTTATCTTATAGAGATAGACTCAGACATGATAACAAGGCTTAAGAATAACATAAATGACCCTCGGGTGGTTATTTTTAATGCAGATGCAACACGGTTTGATTTTGATACATTGGGAGAAAAAGAGCTTAAACTTATAGGAAACCTACCATATAACGTTGCCAGCCTTATCATAGAAAACACGGTTTATCATAAACATCTGGTTTATCAAGCTTTTTATATGGTACAAAAAGAGGTAGCCGAAAGGCTTATCTACCTTAAGTCTTGGCTTTCTATTTTTGTTAACACTTTTTATCAGGTGGAATACCTTATGAGTATCCCCCCAAAGTTTTTTATTCCTCCTCCTAAGGTAAACTCAGCCTATCTTCGTTTTATTCGCAAAGATTTTGAAGAGATAAAAGACCTAAAATATTATAAAAATTTTTTGGTAAAACTGTTTAGCCAAAAAAGAAAAATGTTAAAACATAAGATAGCTCCTGAATTTTTAGAAAGAGCCTCTATTTCTCCAGAAAAAAGGGTAGAGCAACTTAGCCTTTCAGACTTTATAGCTTTGTATCGAAGTTTTTCTCAGTAG
- a CDS encoding tetratricopeptide repeat protein: protein MIDEKALKILEKEAMENPHSPFAQHKLAIAYFNLGKLQEAKEAFKRVLKLDPYHFEAMVNLGIILAQEGELEEAKKAFSFTLNFYPKSVEAWVNLGLIEFQLGNLTEAENCYRKALEINPEFVPAMINLSTILIEKELFAEAVEVLEKGKTFAPQMATLYNNLAVAYYYLGDLKKAKENLFEAKKLGYPVSPEFEELLYEKARS from the coding sequence ATGATAGACGAAAAAGCTTTAAAAATTTTAGAAAAAGAAGCCATGGAAAACCCTCATTCACCTTTTGCACAACATAAGTTAGCTATAGCTTACTTTAATTTGGGAAAATTACAAGAGGCTAAAGAGGCTTTTAAGCGGGTTTTAAAGCTTGACCCTTACCATTTTGAGGCTATGGTAAACCTTGGCATCATCCTCGCTCAAGAAGGGGAATTAGAAGAAGCTAAAAAGGCCTTTAGCTTTACCCTTAATTTTTATCCCAAATCTGTAGAAGCTTGGGTAAATTTAGGTCTGATAGAATTTCAATTGGGTAACCTGACAGAGGCAGAAAACTGTTATAGAAAGGCCTTGGAAATCAACCCAGAGTTTGTACCTGCTATGATAAATCTTTCTACCATTTTAATAGAAAAAGAACTTTTTGCTGAAGCTGTAGAGGTGTTAGAAAAAGGAAAAACCTTTGCTCCTCAAATGGCTACCCTTTATAACAACTTAGCAGTAGCGTATTATTATTTAGGAGATTTAAAAAAAGCTAAAGAAAATTTATTTGAGGCTAAAAAATTAGGTTATCCGGTAAGTCCAGAGTTTGAGGAGCTTTTATATGAAAAAGCCCGTTCCTAA
- a CDS encoding tetratricopeptide repeat protein, producing MENKELLEKRKELYFQQMGVSEKLKPGYELCIEAHKCWTEGRVLDTIELMERALEFFQKHEAYKEMANILDFLGDVYYMRGNIEKALRCYKACLDVCETVEDEFSVAVMVEKIIHVYRTKNEYDKMLPYLYRNLEIGEKYRDAHRAARALVGIGDAYRFQKNFEAAKDAYSLAYKIYKGMGARELAEKVREGLDLLEKEKNNLKRDNED from the coding sequence ATGGAAAACAAAGAATTGCTTGAGAAAAGAAAAGAACTTTATTTTCAACAAATGGGGGTTTCAGAAAAGTTAAAACCTGGTTACGAGCTTTGTATAGAAGCTCATAAATGCTGGACAGAGGGTAGGGTTCTTGATACCATAGAACTTATGGAAAGAGCTTTAGAGTTTTTCCAAAAGCATGAGGCCTATAAAGAAATGGCTAATATATTAGACTTTTTAGGAGATGTTTATTATATGAGAGGAAACATAGAAAAAGCCCTCAGGTGTTATAAAGCTTGTTTAGATGTTTGTGAAACCGTAGAGGACGAGTTTAGCGTAGCAGTTATGGTAGAGAAAATTATACATGTCTATCGTACCAAAAACGAATATGATAAAATGTTGCCTTACCTTTATAGAAACTTAGAAATAGGAGAAAAATACAGGGACGCTCATAGGGCAGCCCGTGCTTTAGTAGGAATAGGGGATGCTTATCGATTTCAGAAAAATTTTGAGGCAGCTAAAGATGCATATTCTTTAGCTTATAAAATCTATAAAGGAATGGGGGCAAGAGAATTAGCAGAGAAGGTAAGAGAAGGCTTAGACCTTTTAGAAAAAGAAAAAAACAACCTTAAAAGGGATAACGAAGACTAA
- the mltG gene encoding endolytic transglycosylase MltG, with translation MKFSRHKKKKWVLISGLIVLLVLFVWFLGYYFEGLEPIIKGPTKEFKVVEIKKGEGVWTIAQKLKKQGVIKSSLVFCFEAFRKGYYHKIKPGEYGFYLNQPLSEILEMLVEGKVLAKKVTIPEGYTLWQIADLLEKNEICSKEEFLKLAENPQTAKQYGLPGPTLEGYLFPDTYYFYRNSHPGQVIKTMVENFWKNWRKYEEIANKQKKSLKEVIILASIVEKEAYLNSEKPIIAAVYLNRIKKKMPLQADPTINYALKSFRRLTYKDYYTVKSPYNTYLNPGLPPTPIGNPGEESIKAVIFPAKVPYLYFVASGNGSHIFSVTYKDHLEAINKIRSTPKSSPSNQTSENLVYQTSEEKLSTEKNFDTKL, from the coding sequence ATGAAGTTCTCAAGACATAAAAAAAAGAAATGGGTGTTAATTTCTGGATTAATAGTTCTTCTCGTTTTGTTTGTATGGTTTTTAGGTTATTATTTTGAAGGCTTAGAACCGATAATAAAAGGTCCTACCAAAGAGTTTAAAGTAGTAGAAATCAAAAAGGGAGAAGGGGTTTGGACTATAGCCCAAAAGCTTAAAAAACAAGGTGTCATAAAAAGTTCTTTAGTGTTTTGTTTTGAAGCTTTTAGAAAAGGATATTATCACAAAATTAAACCTGGAGAATATGGTTTTTATCTCAATCAGCCTCTTTCTGAAATCCTTGAGATGTTAGTAGAAGGAAAAGTTTTAGCTAAAAAGGTTACCATACCAGAAGGCTATACCCTTTGGCAAATCGCAGACCTACTCGAAAAAAACGAAATTTGTAGTAAAGAAGAATTTTTAAAATTGGCTGAAAATCCTCAGACAGCTAAGCAATATGGTTTACCTGGCCCTACTTTGGAAGGTTACCTTTTCCCTGATACCTATTATTTTTATCGCAACTCTCATCCAGGTCAAGTAATAAAAACCATGGTAGAGAACTTTTGGAAAAATTGGAGAAAATATGAAGAAATCGCTAACAAACAAAAAAAATCCTTAAAGGAAGTTATAATTTTAGCTTCTATCGTGGAAAAAGAGGCCTATCTAAACTCAGAAAAACCGATAATCGCCGCCGTGTATCTTAACAGAATAAAAAAGAAAATGCCCCTTCAAGCGGATCCTACCATCAATTATGCTCTTAAATCTTTTAGACGTTTAACCTATAAAGACTACTATACTGTAAAAAGTCCTTATAATACTTATTTGAATCCAGGCCTTCCCCCAACCCCTATAGGCAACCCAGGAGAAGAAAGTATAAAGGCGGTGATTTTCCCGGCTAAAGTTCCCTATCTTTATTTTGTAGCCTCAGGAAACGGAAGCCACATTTTTTCTGTAACTTATAAAGACCACTTAGAAGCTATCAACAAAATAAGATCAACCCCTAAATCTTCACCTTCTAATCAAACCTCAGAAAATCTGGTTTATCAAACCTCTGAAGAAAAATTGTCTACTGAGAAAAACTTCGATACAAAGCTATAA